The Candidatus Dormiibacterota bacterium genomic sequence GGGCGCCCGACGGCGTGAGCGAACCGGCGGTCGAGCATTTCTTGCAGCCCGGTACCCAACAGATCGCTGCGGGGTTTGCGCTATACGGGCCGTGTTCGATGATCGTGATCACGCTGGGCTCCGGCGTGCACGGTTTCACGCTCGATCGTGAGATCGGCGCGTATACGCTCACGCATCCGTCGATGCGCATTCCGGAGCACACGCGCGAATTCGCCATCAACGCATCGAACGAACGCTTCTGGGAGCCGCCCGTGCGACACTACGTGGCCGAGTGCATCCAGGGGAGAGACGGCGTGCGCGGCGAGGACTTCAATATGCGATGGGTGGCCTCGATGGTTGCCGAGGTCTTTCGCATCTTGGTCCGCGGCGGGCTGTTCATGTATCCGCGCGATACGAAGGACCTGGGCAAGCCGGGGCGCCTGCGCCTGCTCTACGAGGCCAACCCGATGTCGATGATCGTGGAACAGGCCGGCGGCGCGGCTACGACGGGACGCGAACGCCTGCTCGATATCGCGCCCGTCGCGCTACACCAACGAGTTCCGGTTATTTTGGGATCGCGATCGGAGGTGGAGCGACTGATCGAATACCACCAGGCGTACGATCGGGGCGAGGATCTCGCGTTCGATGCGCCGCTGTTCAACGCGCGCACGATGTTTCGCTGAAATCGCACCGGCGTACCCTACGAATGGAGCATCCGTAACTCATGTCGCAAAAGCACCCTATTATCGCGATCACCGGCTCGTCGGGGGCGGGAACGAGTACCGTCAAGACGACGTTTTCGCAGATTTTCCGGCGCGAGGGCATCACGCCGGCAATCGTTGAAGGTGACGCTTTCCATCGATACGATCGTCTCGAAATGCGCGCGTTGCTGGACGAAGCCAAATCCTCGGGCCAACCGCATTTCAGCCACTTCGGGCCCGAGGGCAACCTCTTTGCCGAGTTGGAAGCGCTCTTTCGCGAATACGGCGAGCGCGGTGAAGGACAAACGCGTAAGTACCTTCACGACGAAAACGAAGCCGCTCCGTACTCGCAACCGCCTGGAACGTTTACCCGATGGGAAACGATCGAGGCTGGGTCGGACGTCCTGTTTTACGAGGGGTTGCACGGCGCGATTGCCACGGACGGGATCGACGTCGCGCGCCACGCAGATCTGCTGGTGGGCGTCGTCCCCTCGATCAATCTAGAATGGATTC encodes the following:
- a CDS encoding phosphoribulokinase, which codes for MSQKHPIIAITGSSGAGTSTVKTTFSQIFRREGITPAIVEGDAFHRYDRLEMRALLDEAKSSGQPHFSHFGPEGNLFAELEALFREYGERGEGQTRKYLHDENEAAPYSQPPGTFTRWETIEAGSDVLFYEGLHGAIATDGIDVARHADLLVGVVPSINLEWIQKLHRDKTARGHSQEAVVETILRRMPDYVNYIVPQFSRTHVNFQRVPIVDTSNPFIARTIPTLDESMLVIRFRTAKGIDFPYLLSMLHDSFMSRPNTIVCPGGKMELAMQLIFTPMILQIMDRKKRAR